The genomic stretch TACTTTCTTTTTTGCTCCTGATAATGGTACGACAAAAGTGTCTGTGACAAACATACTTATAAATTGCAATTTATGTCTTGTGAAATTGTTCGGGTATGGAACCGCAACAGCCGAGTGGATACTTTGATGAATCTGGTGACGATATTTCACGTAGCAGGTGCGTGATGCTTTATATGATATTGCTGTTTTGGTTCAGTTTGAAGTTGAACTCTTCACTGAGGCATCCTTCGTTTGTCATTCCCATTGAAGATCTTGAAGAAAACTTGGTCTTATTATAAGTTGTACAAACATCTACAGATATCGATGTGGCCACTAACTTTGAGCAGGCATTGCACAAGTCGAAGAAAATCATAAAACCACAAGGACAAATTCTTGTAAATGCTTAGAGTGCCTACTTTGCATCTTGATCAAAATGAGCAGCTTCTGTTGTGCCTGAATGACACACAAGACTTCCTTTTACATCTTGGCTACCACTTTGATGAAGATCCTGTCACTACAAATGCCTCTTTATTTATAccaaaaatctgtaaaattaaaCTGATAGAAGAAGCAATCGCAATACTGAATGATTCAAGATTCATCTAATACAACAGTGAGGAGTGAATTAAACAATTTACAAACGACCAAATCACCAAAATGAATGCTTCAATCATTGAATCAGGAACAAATACACAAATATATATCTTTACAAATGACCTCTCCCCCTCTTTCATGGAAGATTCATATTCTTTCCAATGCCACAGGAAGTTAAGAGACAGCATAAATGTTTAAGGGGAGACTACTATTCACATGATGTCAGTCAAAAGTAGAACATCGAGACTTTTCTCCCTTCTTTTTCAATGAATAAATGAAGCAGGGCACTGTGAGGATATTTTAATAGATCATGAAATGGAGTTACGATGAGTCTATCATCCATCAGAAGATACTGAGAGTTAAGTACAAACACGAAGTTGCCTGGGATAATATAATGCATTTGGGATTTCTGCAAGCAACGAAGCAACTAGTTATGGCAAGATctaaaatataaactaaaaagATGTGCATATTCATGTTGGATTAGAAGCCACCTATTAGTAAAGGATAAATAGATAGTCTAATGAATATGAGAAGCAGCTGCATTAAAAATTTGATGAGAAATCATATGAAGTCTAGTACAATTTTACAGGAAGCATATGTAATGTTGTAAATGAAGGcaatgttcatgaacaagttTGATCCCAACTCAATAAGAActtatttatgttcgtttaaGGTCTAAAATTAAAAAGTAGATATTTGATTCACAGAAATTTTACACACGAACATGCTTGACAAGAGATATTTGATTACTTATTACAAAGATGCTCTTAAGGttagggttgtaaacgagccTAGCCGAGCCAAGCTTTAtattattcaagcttgtttgataaggtgatCGAGCCAAGTTGAGCCGAGCTTTAAATGAACCAAACTGTTGAAATGATGGTTCAAACTTGACTTGGTTTTTCCTTTTTACGAGCTTGAgattgagcttggttcatttagatgttatcaaactcttagTTCAACCTTGTTTGAATGTTTTAagcttttatatttttaaacttgTTTAGTTGGTCAGTAAGCTAGATTTTGAGAGCTTCTTTGTTTATTTACTTTATTGATAAGAGCTTTATTGATGAACAATTTACAAATTCTATATTCACGAACAATTCACAATCTCATGAACATTAATTagttgaatacatatgtgttcaagcttgtttattagtttaatgagttgttcatacttgtttatttaattaaccttgtgtatattgaacaaatataaataagctcttaccaaTTTGCATATCAATCTTGTTCAtaaacgtttggttcatttatagcccTACTTAAGGCAACAACTATTTAGAAGTATGCAATTTATTCAGAAATCACAGTTATGGACCATAGCTTATTAGTTACGAGGTAGAGAACAAGTATTTGTTTGATTGCCGTACATAATAAATATTACATGATGATGCCACTAAGCCAATATTAACTAGATAGTTCAGAATGAGCAGTTGCTTATAAAAATACAAGCCTCAACATTAAATAACAAGACTCTTACATTCACTATTAAGCCAAAAATAAGGGGCATCAGTATGACCAATGTAAACTCGagtatattctctaatatactAGTTGATCATTTTGAAGTCAAGACCAGAAACAATGATATAACACTGTAATGTAAGTCTTGAGGATGAATGATAATTGATCCTCGCTAGCATAAGTGTGGATCTTAACAAATCTGTTTAGACTAGGTGTCATCAGTAAATGGAGCAAGCCTCAGTGGCACCGAGATGTGGTGCAAAAGAAGGGACAGAAGTGTCTCTTGTTATGAGATTTCATTAAGCGTGTATAATTAGAATTGAAAATTTGTGATGATAAATGCATCAGGTttacaagaaagaaaatagatgacagaaaacataaaaatctctaATCCTGATAATGAAGTAGATATTATGGTAgataaagatcaaaaggtcaatgCAGTCTTATTTGGATACCCACAACGTGCGTTTCTAAGACCCTTATCCTATATTTAAAGATAACTAAAGTAGAATATTGTTGTAATTCATCAATTAACTTGAGGTTGTAAAAATAAGAATCTTTAATCGAACAAATACCACCACAAGTAAAAGCCAAAACTTGACAGAAAcaatgaaaaataaagtttgaTAACATATTACCAAGTTTCATCATTCTTCTTCGTATCATTTTCTCCATGAAGATTTCCATTGCTATGATCTGACATGATGGATGAAGGTTCTAGACTCCCTTGCAGTGGCAGGTTGGTAAAACCAAATCCAATTGATCTCCACAATCTTGTGGGAAGCGGTGGTGGATGGCTTCCAGCATCTGCATCAGATGTCAGATCATAATGACCAGCTGAAGCTGGATTTAGATTCGAGAACCTTACAGCTCCGAGGATTTGCTCAGGAAGTTCTTCTTCAGTCTGGCTCTCGATCAGGAATGCTAAATCTACTGTTAATATTGTTACATAACCAAATGCCAAGTGCACAATTGCATTTGCAATAATTGAAGATCCAATATCCACATCTACCTCGATGTAATTCAACCCAGATGTGTACTTGCAAGAAACAGCTCTCCCTAGAATACATATAGCCTGCTCGCCAACAGCCGTTCTCACTATCCATGGACCCTGGACTATATTAGCTATCAGTTTAAGCCTAGAATTACGGAATGTGTCATCACCTTTCAAAA from Zingiber officinale cultivar Zhangliang chromosome 5B, Zo_v1.1, whole genome shotgun sequence encodes the following:
- the LOC121986264 gene encoding protein ENHANCED DISEASE RESISTANCE 2-like isoform X2, giving the protein MASSDSERDHSWIEKLRSGGTVPYLEPENCLNGWAIPTGDNFMVRGPNYLSDKIKINGGKYLLEPLGFDWIKGPTKIGEILRNPNHRVRRAIDDEVASDLEPIQDGTLMDKFLKGDDTFRNSRLKLIANIVQGPWIVRTAVGEQAICILGRAVSCKYTSGLNYIEVDVDIGSSIIANAIVHLAFGYVTILTVDLAFLIESQTEEELPEQILGAVRFSNLNPASAGHYDLTSDADAGSHPPPLPTRLWRSIGFGFTNLPLQGSLEPSSIMSDHSNGNLHGENDTKKNDET
- the LOC121986264 gene encoding protein ENHANCED DISEASE RESISTANCE 2-like isoform X1 — its product is MASSDSERDHSWIEKLRSGGTVPYLEPENCLNGWAIPTGDNFMVRGPNYLSDKIKINGGKYLLEPLGFDWIKGPTKIGEILRNPNHRVRRAIDDEVASGNKPYVWAFNLQLPTKDNYSVIMYFVDLEPIQDGTLMDKFLKGDDTFRNSRLKLIANIVQGPWIVRTAVGEQAICILGRAVSCKYTSGLNYIEVDVDIGSSIIANAIVHLAFGYVTILTVDLAFLIESQTEEELPEQILGAVRFSNLNPASAGHYDLTSDADAGSHPPPLPTRLWRSIGFGFTNLPLQGSLEPSSIMSDHSNGNLHGENDTKKNDET